TCCATAATCCATCTGTTTGACTACATTGGAAATGAATTCATTATTTAATGGCTCCGCCTCCAGATTTGTGAGGTTTGTTTCTGGTTCTGTGTCTGTATCACACAGGCCCCCGGTATCCCAGGTGCCATTCCTGCAATTTATGTATGAAAAGCTTGGGTCAGAGCTTATAATTAAGGCCTTCCGGCTATTATTGTCCTCCCctcatttctttttgaattgcAGAAAATGAGTGCATAGGATTCAAGCATGTAGATGAGAGAAAAAACTTAAATAGTATCAGGTGCTGGCCTTCAGTTCACTAATCTAATTCAATTCAAGTTCTGTAATGATGATATAGTATCAAGGTTCTATTGTATGTTTTAATTCGAATGAAATAGATAGTTACTGAGACTTGCCTATAATGCACTGGGGAGTAGCTGCGAAAGAATATATGACTTCTATTTGAATCTAAATTTTGTAATGCCCAAGACTTCCATGTCTGTAAAGACCTCCTGAATGCTTCCATTGTGTCCATTGTCATATTTACTTTGCCACCTTCCTGGAAATGCAAGCCCCTGAAAACACAGCAATAGTGGTGGTAAAAACATTTAGTGTCAATTATCTCATTTTGCAACTAAAAgtattgaaacaaaaaataatttaaaagttgTACATAAGTTGAATAACTAGTAATTGAAGTCTGACAAACTAGAGTCGTAGCATCAATAGAAGCTCCTTACATCTTAACAGTTTTGTCTTCATTCCACCAATGACCAgcattgaaaacaaaaacatttgCTCCAATCCACTTCTTGGAGTACCCGTGCAACTCATCAACCCTAAtggttttttgaatttgatcagATGAGTTCTCAGATGGCCGGCCGAGGAAAACTAAAAAGGGTGCTCTGTAATATTCAACTGTGAGGTTGTAGTCATGGAACCGCATGGAGAGGAAGCCTTTGTGTTTGGTTATGGGGCTTCCATATACTTCATATATTCTAGACTGGTTGGAGACTGCTTGTGCAAGCATGCATAGCAGGGATTCCCACTGGTTTCTTCCAATAGAATCGCCGGCAAATACTATACGTCCATTTCGGCTTCTTTCCAGGAGATCACTTGCATTAAATCTGAGATTAgcaaaaaagaagcaaaattataattttacgAAATGATCTTTGGTAACATGGAAAGTACTATAATTACGTGATTGTATGAGGccaaaacaagaaagaaagaagaaaattaactGTTTTCTACTTTGATCGACTAAAATCAAGGAATATTAATGATCCTTCCTTGATTTTAGTCCAAGGGATTCTTTTAAGCTAATTTTAGTtcctatatattttatatttagtttctcaaaaaaaaaattatatttggatttttttttttttttgagaatatatatttagagttcaatctaaaaataacaatttagaATAGCAAAGATGTAGCATTTAAATGGTTTTCTCCACCGTGAATAAAGACcattaagcattttttttttttttagaaacaagacTGTTAAGCTAAATTACGTAATATTTTTGATTTTGGCTCTCATTCCCTGTCTAAAAGTTTTATTTCCTTCCTAGTGTGCATTTGGAAGAAGGCTAATCGAAGAACGCACTATTAATGCATGACTCATGTATAGATGTCTTTGCATTTGAACAAAAAACCAGAATTTTATCATTTGATTGGTAAGTatttattcaaatttaaacacATTCAATTCAATCTAATGTACCTCCACACGGttaaatcttagaaaaaaaaaaatcttttttttttctttttttgtggctgattggaaattgaaatgatagaaagaaaatgagtGGTTGGTTGAAAGCTATAGCTTATATATTGAACTCCTTTAACTAGTAGTCTCTTACTACTTAATAACGCCACCCTCCGCAGTTCACAATAAACCATAGACTAGCTGGGTGAGATCCTATGTCTTGCAAATTAAATGCAtatgatttctctctctctctctttttgataaaaaataagcataaattttttttttagcttatacaatatagaaattctactttagcctaatcagcccaatctaagtatatatgtgtatgaagttTCCTCCTAAAAATTTGAACCCCAACTTTTGTCCCACTCACtctacaaaaattttatatttataaagtgACCATCAGATTAAGAGTGCACAATGATACATGAAAAATTagatgcaaaacaaaatttaaattttattttcttccgtATTACAGTAGAAAATAAGGGGATTTTTCTTAGCCAACATACATTGCTAATTGGTTGCACTTGATGAGAGCAACTTTCCACACGTCATAATTAAATCTTCATTATTAATGACTTTTCACAGTTGTCCCGCAACTCCCTCTACCAACTCCCTTTACcaaaaagatttaaatttttaaaaggaaaaaaaaaagttttgaaactgTAATATTTGTGGTCCTTGATTCTTGCTCGTTCCAAATTTTTAGTGCTTATGCTAACAAAAGTGTGTGTGTTTCATCAATTTCAGAAATCTTATTAAATTTGTAGAG
The sequence above is drawn from the Quercus robur chromosome 7, dhQueRobu3.1, whole genome shotgun sequence genome and encodes:
- the LOC126692191 gene encoding protein trichome birefringence-like 8, coding for MDHEPSQQPNTPKLHLLPFLFPITIQKEVKYALCFLLLLLSSFVIFNLVTPIDSQFIFGIGFFSQILPNNQKSSLGGCDYSNGRWVWDESYSLESYTENCQFLDPGFRCSRNGRKDGDYRKWRWQPEGCDLPRFNASDLLERSRNGRIVFAGDSIGRNQWESLLCMLAQAVSNQSRIYEVYGSPITKHKGFLSMRFHDYNLTVEYYRAPFLVFLGRPSENSSDQIQKTIRVDELHGYSKKWIGANVFVFNAGHWWNEDKTVKMGLHFQEGGKVNMTMDTMEAFRRSLQTWKSWALQNLDSNRSHIFFRSYSPVHYRNGTWDTGGLCDTDTEPETNLTNLEAEPLNNEFISNVVKQMDYGNRSIQFLNITYLTGFRFDGHPSKYREPGTPTPSPQDCSHWCLPGVPDTWNELLYAYLLSKGFRTQ